A stretch of the Cheilinus undulatus linkage group 11, ASM1832078v1, whole genome shotgun sequence genome encodes the following:
- the LOC121517633 gene encoding protein Wnt-5a-like: MEGKLTSRLWRGSPCGALRRVQSLLVHQTSDLKNFQLVRHTKRSTFARDPDKTSILVCTAAEKEILNPPGLHWDYWSDIVCRKWITTFDGLCSLISGSMNLGLSCACRPGCWSYGSVLDSRHCVFALTLLTLLMQVVVEANSWWSLAMNPLLIPEAYIIGAQPLCSQLVGLSQGQKKLCQLYQDHMQYIGEGAKTGIRECQYQFRHRRWNCSTVDNSSVFGRVMQIGSRETAFTYAISAAGVVNAVSRACREGELSSCGCSRAARPKDLPRDWLWGGCGDNLNYGYRFSKEFVDAREREKSYPKGSYESARLLMNLHNNEAGRRTVSDLAHVSCKCHGVSGSCSLKTCWLQLADFRKVGDALKEKYDSATAMKLNSRGKMVQMHSKFNPPTSHDLVYIEPSPDYCLKNQSTGSLGTVGRLCNKTSEGMDGCELMCCGRGYDQYKAQIVERCHCKFHWCCYVKCKRCTKIVDQFVCK; the protein is encoded by the exons ATGGAAGGTAAATTGACGAGTCGTTTGTGGCGAGGATCACCGTGTGGAGCTCTCCGCAG GGTGCAGTCACTGTTAGTTCACCAAACATCAGACCTGAAGAACTTTCAACTAGTCCGTCACACAAAACGAAGCACTTTTGCAAGAGATCCGGATAAAACGAGCATACTTGTCTGCACTGCAGCGgaaaaggaaatcttaaatccaCCTGGCCTGCACTGGGATTATTGGTCTGATATCGTCTGCAGAAAGTGGATTACAACCTTTGACGGACTGTGCTCCCTG ATCAGCGGCAGTATGAACCTGGGGCTGAGCTGTGCCTGTCGGCCGGGTTGCTGGTCCTATGGCAGCGTGTTGGACTCCAGACATTGTGTGTTTGCACTCACTCTCCTCACGCTCCTCATGCAGGTGGTGGTGGAGGCCAACTCGTGGTG GTCTTTAGCCATGAACCCTTTACTGATCCCTGAGGCCTACATCATCGGTGCCCAGCCTCTGTGCAGCCAGCTGGTGGGCCTGTCTCAGGGCCAGAAGAAGCTGTGCCAGCTCTATCAGGACCACATGCAGTACATTGGCGAGGGCGCCAAGACTGGCATCAGAGAGTGCCAGTACCAGTTCAGACACCGGCGCTGGAACTGCAGCACAGTGGACAACTCCTCTGTATTTGGACGGGTCATGCAAATAG gcAGTCGAGAAACGGCGTTCACTTATGCCATCAGCGCAGCAGGGGTGGTGAACGCGGTGAGCCGCGCCTGCAGAGAGGGGGAGCTCTCCAGCTGTGGGTGCAGCCGAGCGGCTCGCCCCAAAGATCTGCCGCGGGACTGGCTGTGGGGCGGCTGTGGAGACAACCTCAACTATGGCTATAGGTTCTCCAAGGAGTTTGTGGATGCACGCGAGAGGGAGAAGAGCTACCCGAAAGGATCATATGAGAGTGCACGACTGCTGATGAATCTGCACAATAACGAGGCGGGGAGGAGG ACGGTGTCTGACCTTGCCCACGTGTCCTGCAAGTGCCACGGGGTGTCAGGCTCCTGCAGCTTGAAGACCTGCTGGCTGCAGCTGGCAGACTTCCGCAAAGTAGGCGACGCGCTGAAGGAGAAGTACGACAGCGCCACCGCCATGAAGCTCAACTCTCGTGGGAAGATGGTGCAGATGCACAGCAAATTCAACCCTCCCACCAGCCACGACCTGGTGTACATCGAGCCCAGTCCAGACTACTGCCTGAAGAACCAAAGCACGGGCTCTCTGGGCACGGTGGGGCGCCTTTGCAACAAGACCTCAGAGGGCATGGATGGCTGTGAGCTGATGTGCTGCGGCCGTGGCTACGACCAGTACAAGGCCCAGATAGTGGAGCGCTGCCACTGCAAGTTTCACTGGTGCTGCTACGTCAAGTGCAAGCGCTGCACCAAAATCGTTGACCAATTTGTCTGCAAGTGA